The following are encoded together in the Labrus mixtus chromosome 2, fLabMix1.1, whole genome shotgun sequence genome:
- the pgm2 gene encoding phosphoglucomutase-2 codes for MESGSSSTGDSGLDRAVGQWLQYDQNPKTVSMVQALVKEGAVEALKKCFSSRMEFGTAGLRAPMGPGISCMNDLTIIQTTQGFCHYLEESFENLKERGVVIGYDARAHPPSGGGSKRFASLAAAVFISRGVPVHLFADIVPTPFVPFTVSHLGLCAGIMVTASHNPKQDNGYKVYWENGAQISSPHDKCIAKAIEENLEPWPESWDTEEALKSPLLKDPYQDIHTQYFKAIQNHCHNRDINKRSKVKIVHTSVHGVGHTFVQSAFEAFDLPAPYAVEEQKDPDPEFPTVKYPNPEEGEGVLTLSFALAEREGATIVLANDPDADRLAIAEKQESGRWRLFSGNELGALLGWWMFRCWKQQNSDAAAVKNLYMLSSTVSSKILRAIAVKEGFHFEETLTGFKWMGNRARDLLDQGKSVLFAFEEAIGYMCCPSVLDKDGVSAAAIAGEMISYLATKSTSLSQQLTAIYEEYGYHITKNSYFICHDQDVIRSLFERIRNYNDQKDSYPTECGRFSISAVRDLTTGHDSNQPDNKAVLPTSRSSHMITFSFSNGGVATIRTSGTEPKIKYYTELCAAPGNSDVTQLKKELDDLVEAIIENFLEPEKNKLQPKPQ; via the exons AATCCAAAGACGGTGTCCATGGTGCAGGCGCTGGTGAAAGAAGGAGCAGTGGAGGCTCTGAAgaaatgtttctcctccaggaTGGAGTTTGGTACGGCAGGTCTGAGAGCACCCATGGGCCCCGGCATTTCCTGTATGAACGACCTCACTATCATCCAGACCACGCAG GGTTTCTGCCACTATCTGGAGGAGAGTTTTGAGAACCTTAAAGAGCGAGGGGTTGTGATTGGTTATGACGCCCGGGCCCACCCTCCCAGCGGGGGCGGCAGCAAGCGCTTTGCCAGCCTGGCTGCGGCTGTGTTCATCAGCCGAGGGGTGCCGGTCCACCTCTTTGCTGACATCGTCCCCACACCCTTTGTG CCTTTCACAGTGTCCCACCTCGGTCTGTGTGCTGGAATCATGGTGACCGCCTCCCACAACCCCAAACAGGACAACGGCTACAAG GTGTACTGGGAGAACGGCGCTCAGATCTCGTCTCCTCATGACAAATGTATCGCCAAAGCCATCGAGGAGAACCTGGAGCCCTGGCCCGAGTCCTGGGACACAGAGGAGGCCCTGAAGAGCCCCTTACTCAAAGACCCGTACCAGGACATCCACACACAATACTTCAAAGCCATCCAGAACCACTGCCACAACAG ggaCATAAACAAGAGGTCAAAGGTGAAAATTGTGCACACGTCCGTGCACGGCGTCGGCCACACATTCGTTCAGTCGGCTTTCGAGGCCTTTGACCTTCCCGCTCCATACGCTGTAGAGGAACAGAAAGATCCAGACCCTGAGTTTCCCACCGTCAAATATCCCAACccggaggaaggagagggagtcCTG acGCTGTCCTTTGCActggcagagagggagggggccaCCATCGTGCTGGCAAACGACCCTGATGCTGACCGACTGGCAATTGCTGAGAAACAGGAGAG TGGACGGTGGAGATTGTTCAGTGGTAATGAATTAGGAGCGTTGCTTGGTTGGTGGATGTTCCGCTGCTGGAAACAGCAAAACTCCGACGCTGCTGCCGTTAAAAACCTCTACATGCTGTCGAGCACCGTCTCATCCAAGATTCTGAGAGCCATCGCTGTCAAAGAAGGCTTTCATTTTGAG GAAACACTTACAGGCTTCAAGTGGATGGGAAACAGAGCCAGAGACCTTTTGGACCAGGGAAAATCTGTTCTGTTTGCCTTTGAGGAGGCCATag ggtaTATGTGTTGTCCCTCTGTATTGGATAAGGATGGAGTGAGTGCTGCAGCGATAGCAGGAGAGATGATTTCCTATCTGGCCACTAAAAGCACAAGCCTTTCTCAGCAGCTCACCGCCATCTATGAAGA GTACGGCTACCACATCACCAAGAACTCCTACTTCATCTGCCATGACCAGGATGTGATCCGCAGCTTGTTCGAGCGTATTCGCAACTACAATGACCAGAAGGACTCGTATCCCACTGAATGTGGCCGCTTCTCCATCTCCGCCGTACGAGACCTGACCACCGGCCACGACAGCAACCAGCCTGACAACAAGGCT GTTCTTCCCACGTCCCGTTCCAGTCACATGATCACATTTAGCTTCTCCAACGGGGGCGTGGCCACCATTAGGACCAGTGGTACGGAGCCGAAGATCAAATACTACACTGAACTCTGTGCTGCTCCTGGCAACAG TGATGTGACGCAGCTGAAGAAGGAGCTGGATGACCTGGTTGAAGCCATTATTGAAAACTTCTTGGAGCCAGAGAAGAATAAGCTGCAGCCCAAGCCGCAGTAg